The following proteins come from a genomic window of Sardina pilchardus chromosome 1, fSarPil1.1, whole genome shotgun sequence:
- the LOC134083805 gene encoding adhesion G protein-coupled receptor E3-like has protein sequence MAHLVSSDLGITTSSAELQKNGVRPDTNPRPAVHIKIKTDDTQLDIDLSKNNADKASASLMVFTNMEEVLTADFFCTTGSDTITTVMSKVVSVTLGPTTWLTNPVNLTLKHTHVVHPRGELSCVYWNGGAWVVDGCDVTQTNTTHTVCTCGHLSTFSLMMQVERNWLKMAAMLIGLLFLILTLVTFALCALNPKVTNLARLNLCVSLFQAHLLSLLVQELILHILPHKVLCRVLSGFQIFFYLSGLLWMHLDILLLLLSIMMLKKLKKPHGEGPSCGHLSLIGYGFPLLIVGMVAGVMPDGYGTEWCGVRTHAGLSWSLLGPAYFTFTVNLIMLLIVFIRLCLLPSNESSLNEEIRNVRCQAARVLVQSVVITSPWVLGFFHMGYGSVLDILFIILNSQQGTFIFLIHCVFNPEVHTCWKRWLQKLASVSPKPLNNM, from the exons AGCTGCAAAAAAATGGTGTCAGACCAGACACAAATCCAAGGCCTGCTGTTCATATAAAGATAAAGACAGATGACACTCAACTGGATATTGACTTGTCTAAGAACAATGCAG ACAAGGCATCTGCCTCACTCATGGTCTTTACCAACATGGAGGAAGTGCTCACAGCCGACTTTTTCTGcacaacaggaagtgacaccATCACCACTGTTATGTCCAAAGTGGTTTCTGTTACTCTGGGACCGACCACATGGCTGACAAATCCAGTAAACCTCACTCTCAAGCATACACAC gttgtgcATCCTCGAGGAGAGCTCTCCTGTGTGTACTGGAATGGTGGCGCCTGGGTGGTTGACGGCTGTGATGTCACCCAGaccaacaccacccacacagTCTGCACCTGTGGGCACCTGTCCACCTTCAGTCTGATGATGCAGGTGGAG AGGAACTGGCTAAAGATGGCTGCCATGCTCATTGGCCTGCTCTTCCTGATCCTGACCCTGGTGACCTTTGCCCTGTGTGCCCTGAACCCCAAAGTGACCAACCTGGCTCGCCTGAACCTCTGCGTCAGCCTCTTCCAGGCCCATCTCCTATCACTGCTCGTCCAGGAGCTCATCCTCCACATCCTTCCTCACAAG GTGTTGTGTAGAGTTCTCTCCGGCTTCCAGATTTTCTTCTACTTGAGCGGTCTTCTGTGGATGCACCTGGacatcctgctcctcctcctgtcaaTCATGATGCTTAAGAAGCTCAAGAAGCCCCATGGGGAGGGGCCAAGCTGTGGCCACTTGTCTTTGATTGGCTACGGGTTTCCATTACTAATAGTCGGTATGGTTGCTGGAGTGATGCCAGATGGATATGGCACTGAATG GTGTGGTGTCCGGACACATGCCGGCCTGTCCTGGAGTCTGCTGGGGCCGGCTTACTTCACCTTCACT GTTAACCTGATTATGTTGCTCATCGTCTTTATCCGCCTCTGCTTGCTGCCTTCAAATGAGTCCTCTCTTAATGAGGAGATCAGGAATGTCAG ATGCCAGGCCGCACGTGTGTTGGTCCAGTCTGTGGTCATCACGTCCCCCTGGGTCCTGGGATTCTTCCATATGGGCTATGGCAGTGTTCTGGacatcctcttcatcatcctcaacTCACAGCAAGGAACCTTCATCTTCCTCATTCACTGTGTCTTCAATCCCGAG gtGCACACATGCTGGAAGAGATGGCTTCAAAAATTAGCGTCCGTATCACCTAAACCATTAAACAACATGTAA